ATTCtccacccaaaaaaaaaaaaaaaacaatattcaaAAGAATAGTAGTTTGCGACCGTGGCTTTTACCATCATACAACAGTTGTCAATAACAACCTCCTCGTAAGTTATCTCAGGATACTTCTCAGCAACCTCACGACAacactgccaaaaaaaaaatatatatgaaagaaCAGTGAAAAAGACTAAGCAGACACTAATAATCATAGTAGCCATGATCTATCTCCTTGTAAGAAAAAGGACAGACCTTGAGGAAAAGACCATCAGTTTTCTGCATAATATTGGCTTTGTGGATAGCAGAAACTCTCTCTCTTCCATGAGTTTTAGCATAGTGAAAAGCATACTCCGCAACTCTCAAACTCGCCTGACGTGTAATGATCTTAAGACTCTCCACCACACCTCTAACAACCTATTAACACGAATCATAACTCAGAAAACACTTCTTACAAAGAACTATAACCAGaattgctcaaaaaaaaaactaaacctaaCCTGATGTTCGAGGCCACTGTATTCTCCCTCAGTGTTTTCCCTAATGGTAATGAGATTAACATCATCGTAACGAGTCTTGTAACCAGGAAGACTGTAGCAAGGTCGAACATTGGCGTATAGATTCAGCTCTTTCCTAAGAGTGAGGTTCAAAGAACGGTGACCTTTCCCGATTGGAGTAGCCATTGGACCTTTCAGACCGACTTTGTTTCTACGCACGGATTCGAGACTCTCCCAGGTCAAGAAACTCTGCGTTCTCGGATCTATCTCCGTGCTTACATAGTGTTCTTCCCAGTTTATCGGCACGCCAGCCGTTGTAAACACCTGGAGGATTGATCACCACACAAATGGGACATCATAACTTATTCAAAAGAGTCAAACAATTCTCGAATAAAAGTTACCTTTTTGACGGATTCAGCGATCTCAGGACCGATCCCGTCGCCAGGGAATAAGGTTGCGGTGATTGGagtggtggaggaggagcagAAAGCCCTAGCCACGGTAGTGGAGGCGGTTGAGCTGGAGTTCGCCGTTCCGAGGATCTGGCTCGATCGGTTTCCGATCAGCCGTCTCGCCAAGTTTGCTGCCATGGTCATGTATCTCTTCAATCAACGCTGCTGGAACAGAATTATTCGATTATTATTATTCTGCGTTTTAGGACAAAAGTGTTTGAAGACTTTCTCTTTAGTACAGCGAATGTTTTTATTCTTCCGTTAAAACGCCGCGTAGTTTCAGTAGTTTAAGGGATTGAGGTAAAAAACGGTATGAAGTAAGTACGCTAAACTACGAAACGGAACGAAGTGTGTGCTTTACAATCTAAGCCCAATAaagagtttttcttttgtttcagcaTCGGCCCAATAAAGAGGGTAGAGATATTTAAGAGTGTTGAAAGCCGTCTGATGCTTCGTTGAGATTAAGGTGATTTGACCATTCAAACCAACGAACATTTATATGATTCCCGCATCAAATTACACAAACCGGATTCGGTTTGTAGCTATGGCTACTATACTACATGATATGTATATTACATAACATTGCaacaagaggaaaaaaaaaaggaaaatccaTGTAGCAGAATGTCAAGAATCAATATCGCAAGTCTCAAGTTAGTTCTCACTTCAATCGATTCGTTTACGTTTGTTTGTTAGAGTTGATTTAGGTTTGTTTGTAGTTTAGAGATCGTACACATACAATTGTTTACCCAGACTTAATTTCCTATTGTCTGGAGAGAGATTCAAACTCTCAAGCATTCACTAGATCATATGTGTTGATACAGATTACAAAGAGTTTACAACATTTCCTTGTATTCAGGTTTACTTAACACAGAAGTAACCGGAATCAAGCGCTGTATCTGAAAATGCACCACCAACAATCAGAGTCATGAAAGAAGATCAGGTCAGCTTCTCCACCATCGCTTTCCGTCTCTTCTCTCTCGCTTAGCTCTCTTTCACCTCTGTATCTGATCTTGATCTCAGCTCAAAGTCTAACTGACTTTTCTTATTCTTTTCAGGTTATGAAGACGATGCATTTCTCCAAAACGATACCGTCTCATTTAATTCCGTCAAAGCCTCATGTTGTCTACCAAACTGATCCGTTACTGGCCCAAACCCGAAAGACCATTTGATGCCCGACTACCTTTAGCTCACACAGAGGAgcaatcaaataaatttttgattcaAATGTTCTTCAACCAAAGTGATTAGTACACAGAAGCTGCATTCATGTTCTTTCACGAACCGGATCCATCCTGATTCATACCTCCCACTTTATTAAATAACCGACGCTTATACCTTTTCAATACGAAAATGTAGAGAGATAAGTTAGAAATGCTCTAAATACAATTGATACGGTTTCCGGTTTACCTTAATAAGTCAAAGAACATGAGTCTGAAAGGCTAATTAAAACCATCAAATCTCTCAGCAAGATAGTTAAGAGAATAATGAAAACTTTTGAAAACACAAGAGTACcgtcaagaacaagaaaaaaacatagcTAATCTGATTAGATCATCGAGGTTGTGATCTTTCTACCTAAagtgaattaaaaaaaaggagaagacaATAATAATACTAGTAGTTCAGCTTTGAAACAGAGTACGTAGTAGTTTGATATCCAGCGGACTGGTTCTTGTTTAAATAGCTTGCTTCGCTTCATGATCCTTAGGCTTGCAACACTCTGACTTCTTCTTGAAGTTAAGCTTCCTAGTGAAATTCTTCCAGCTTCTCTTAGACCTCACCAGCTTCTGAAGCTCTTGTTTCATGTTCATACACTCTTTCTCCAGCTCAGAAACCCTCTCTCTCACGTTCTCGCCTCTCGGTTTAAGTAAACCACCGTTCCCGCCATTCTGGTGCTCCGGGTTGTCTAGATTTTCAGAGACAAAGAACCAGCTCGATATAGATGTCCTGAGCCTAAGCTGTTCGAAAAACAGAACCTGGACAATCACCCTAAGAGGCAGCCTCTCGTTCTGTGCTGCATGTGCGCTTGCTTCCAGTGAGAGCTTCTGGCAGTTCATCAGTCTACATATATGCTCCCTTTCCGAATCCGTAATCCACGGATGCGCCTACAAAATTCACGATTAAaccctcaaaaaaaaaaaaatattaatacaagAAAAGTATTGTTGTTACCTTCAAGAACACGTCAACTGCGTGATAGACTCCATCATCTAGTGGTCTTGCGTACTCAGGGATTGCAGCAGCGATGGCTTCAAACTTCGCTAACTTCAAGTTAACATCAGGTGCCACCTCAGCTAGATAACCATCGACGAGAGTTGCCACTAGCGTTGGAGGAGTTAGCATTTCGGCTCCATCTTTCACCAAATGTCCCTCTTCTACGATGCATGGAGAAGGGACCATCCCTGCTTGTTCCGTTGAAGAGACAAACTGTTCGATCATTCTCAGCACGCACTCAACGTCATAAAGCGTTTCAGAGTATCCCATGTTCGGTATAAGAAGATCCACTAGAGCAGCTTGCTCAAGTTGGTTTCCTATAAGTCTCTCAAGATTCTCCCTCGAGGATTGGCTTGTGTGCAACACCATCGCGGTCTGAAGCAGCCTGAGGAGAAACTTGGTCGGGTTTACACCTTTCTTGGTCGGAAGCATACCGATAATCTCTTCGAGGGCATCCTTTTGTTCGGCTTCAGAAGTGTTCGGTGTCTCAATCACTTGTTCATCCATAGTCACTTGTCTGTTCATCAGAGGAACATGTTTCTTTGTATAGTACATAACAGCCATGGAGATGTTCTCAAGCTTCATGCCTCGTGCTTCAATAGCTGTGATGAGTCTTTTGAAGAGAGACAAGTTGAGAAAAGATGCATCATCAAACCACCAATCTTCACCTGCAAGACCGGTACAAAAGGCAAACCACCCAAACGATTTTAGATCATATAGTTTTAGTAAAACTATTATATACAACATTGACTAACAtttctataaaattaacatcatatagtgtaatttatatattataatatataataaaaatgttattaaaatattgtttaggACATTCAAAAATGTTGGGAGTAGCATTGTTCACCTGTTGGTTGCAGCATCTTTCCGGACGGTGAGATTCCGTTCCACAAATGAGATTCATCTTCGGTGTTCTGCCCGCTCGTTGGATTCTTGGGCCAGTTGAAAAGGCTTGGGTCAGCACAAGCTTTCATAGCTAAAGAATCAACACACCTCGAGATGATGTGAAGATCTTCAGCGTGATCAGTTACGTCCTCACATGTCTGAAGAGCTTTGATAGAGTCTGTCCAGTTACCAAACACTTCGTTGAGGAAAGTCTCTGTCATACCGACAAGATTACCTTCTCCGTAGTTATCAGTCATCTCAAGGTACTCGGCTGCACATCTAAGGCTAACAACATTGAATGCGGTAAGCTCGATTTTCACACCGTAGCAAAATTTTGTTATGAGCTCGAACGTTTTGCCGCCTCCTGGTATGTCATCTAAACTCAAAACACAGCTTGATCCATCATCACTTGAAGACTCTTCGATTAGTTTCTCAAGAAGCCCACTTCTAGAGAGCAATGGGAACTATAACACCACAAATCAAGAAAACGCATTACACACAATTAGaaacaattatattatatatttaattgtttttatacaGCTAATTAACTGTACagaaaaaattaagtaaacAAGATCTAAAAAGAGaagataaataaaagtaatagaacCTTGTGGAGATGAAACTTCATGTCTCCAACCTCTATGGTAACATCACTCACCAGTCCTGTGGTGCAAAGCCTGTAGACGAGAGACATAAACATCtcaaaaaaattttaatcattGTTGCAAATCAATAAAACttagcagtttttttttttttttttttttttttgaacattagtttttctttgtttatcatacagttttatcttattttgcagTTATCGTTTCCATTTGCATTTTCCCTCTACAAGATATGTGCAGCACTActgttatatacatataatacaCAACCTAAATTCTTAGCACACTAGTGTTATGTATACAGAATACAATAGATCATAATATTAATAAGATAAGTAACGTGTTTACAATGCATGCTTGTTAACGTAAAATGCAGATAAGAGTACCAGGTTTGGCCTTCGCGATGGAAAGCTTCGGATTTGGAGCCAAGTCTCATGAACGCCATTTTGAGAGAAAATCAAAACTTCAGTGTCTTCTGAGCCCGTAATGAAAGAGGTACGTAGTAAAAACTGAGAAGAGAGGATAGATAAAAGAGAGTAAGGGACAGAAAATTTCGGACAAATATCCTCATCTATTTTTAGCAAATCCTTGAGAGATAAGGAACAAGTCTGTAGCAGAAGAATGAGGAGAAAAAAGTGGTCTTGGACTTGGTGATTTTTTCTGCCTCTTGAAAAGTTCAATAAACTAAGAAAGTTTCGTGGGTTTCTGTTCATTAATAGATGGCGTGTTCTTCTACCGAGATACAAATATGCATGATGCACGAACAATCATTTACATGTATGTCTATGTTGATGTTTGCAAGCCTCTCGGTTTATTTATTAGTATTACTTTTTATACCATGCACATATAAAATCAGTGTAGCACAACAAAGTGGATTTTGGAAATATGATTCATAATCATAGGCTTTAacacatataaaaaaatacaatgcaTGGTCTTATATAGTTTAATTAGGCCTTCAGAATTTTCAGTCTACACGACATCAcctattttaaaaccaaaatataataattttaaagcATTAGTTATCATGAAACTGAGAGGAATAGAACTTAGATCACAATTCATATTGTACATTCATACACATACGTGAGATACTGAAATAAATCTAAAGTTTCTAGCTAATTTTCCTAAGATTAggttaaaatttatgatataattAGAAAAGATCAACTAAGGCTGTTTCATAGGTTTGCTCGACGAAAACcccaatatataatatttctaatttacttatgtatattttattttgatatgcGTCAAACCTTGCTTGCTTAAGCTAGTATCATCTTATTGGCGTAAGATCGTACagctaatttttttcttcagccaatgttattttttaaaattaatataactcctaagtcctaacttagctagtaaatatacaaaagaataatatatatatatatatatatatgtataaaattattatgtatagAAATTCAGAGTGTAACTCAGTTTAATTTGCGAAGTAATTGCAAGCAAAACCATTATGTGTATTATACCAAACTAAGGGCGCCGCTTGTTTGCCACTTGACTCTGCATATCTGTATGCAACAGACTGATTACCACATTCAACACATCCCCTGCACTATCCGATTTCGATTGCGCATTCTTTATTTTACCAAACTATTGCTTTCTTTGTTAGTGCGCATATCTTTTATTTCATGTCAAACTTTTGTATCTATCATAGATCCAAATTACTcttttgaaaagaaattatCACATAGTTTTACGCTTGCATTCACATTCATTTCTCCTGAAAGGCTAACAACATTTAACTTTCAATGTAAACATCAGGTTTGAAATAGTATAGACAACAAATTATCACTAGTATTTGCATTGATAAACACTCGGCTCTCTGGTTGTTTTAAAGACAAATTTACATTTtgccaaagtttttttttttttgaaatgaacaTTTTGCCAAACTTACGGAGCAAGTAATGCTTATTAACGAGAGGAAAGGAAGATTCAACTTTTTGACAAACCCAactaaaaggaaaagaaaaaaatgccAAATCTAGAACTGTTGTTGCAAAAGCATAGCAGAGAGTGGGAGACACGGGAATAGAAATTGCAGTTATTTTCAATGACTGTAtcattattatctttttttttttagaaaaggtaTTAAGATAAGAAATATCACTTCAACTTTATAATACAGAACGTAATCTACCATTTCTCTTTGATGTTTGTAAAATGTAAAAATGAAAACGTACAAAACACATCATTTCTAGCTGAAGACTTTTACGGCTTATCGTTATTACATATGGTTCAAATCGCAACCTTTGATAGACGTGACACTTGgtaataatgttttaaaaaccgTACTGGACACCGATTCGACATATTCACTGGTTGATTGGTTGAACCGGTGgagtcagttttttttttttttttttttaaattattatatatatatatatatatataattaatcatatataaatattgagGCTATATATCTCCAAGCTATGTCATTGAGAAGAATGTACGTCTAAATCTTGTTCATTCACTGAACAATTTCCCTCCATTAACTAGTAaaaatagcaaaaaaataatattaatatgttatatCA
This genomic stretch from Raphanus sativus cultivar WK10039 chromosome 3, ASM80110v3, whole genome shotgun sequence harbors:
- the LOC108847770 gene encoding isocitrate dehydrogenase [NAD] catalytic subunit 5, mitochondrial, with translation MTMAANLARRLIGNRSSQILGTANSSSTASTTVARAFCSSSTTPITATLFPGDGIGPEIAESVKKVFTTAGVPINWEEHYVSTEIDPRTQSFLTWESLESVRRNKVGLKGPMATPIGKGHRSLNLTLRKELNLYANVRPCYSLPGYKTRYDDVNLITIRENTEGEYSGLEHQVVRGVVESLKIITRQASLRVAEYAFHYAKTHGRERVSAIHKANIMQKTDGLFLKCCREVAEKYPEITYEEVVIDNCCMMLVKNPALFDVLVMPNLYGDIISDLCAGLVGGLGLTPSCNIGEDGVALAEAVHGSAPDIAGKNLANPTALLLSGVMMLRHLKMNEQAEQIHSAIINTIAEGKYRTADLGGSSTTTEFTKAICDHL
- the LOC108847238 gene encoding BTB/POZ domain-containing protein At5g03250, which codes for MAFMRLGSKSEAFHREGQTWLCTTGLVSDVTIEVGDMKFHLHKFPLLSRSGLLEKLIEESSSDDGSSCVLSLDDIPGGGKTFELITKFCYGVKIELTAFNVVSLRCAAEYLEMTDNYGEGNLVGMTETFLNEVFGNWTDSIKALQTCEDVTDHAEDLHIISRCVDSLAMKACADPSLFNWPKNPTSGQNTEDESHLWNGISPSGKMLQPTGEDWWFDDASFLNLSLFKRLITAIEARGMKLENISMAVMYYTKKHVPLMNRQVTMDEQVIETPNTSEAEQKDALEEIIGMLPTKKGVNPTKFLLRLLQTAMVLHTSQSSRENLERLIGNQLEQAALVDLLIPNMGYSETLYDVECVLRMIEQFVSSTEQAGMVPSPCIVEEGHLVKDGAEMLTPPTLVATLVDGYLAEVAPDVNLKLAKFEAIAAAIPEYARPLDDGVYHAVDVFLKAHPWITDSEREHICRLMNCQKLSLEASAHAAQNERLPLRVIVQVLFFEQLRLRTSISSWFFVSENLDNPEHQNGGNGGLLKPRGENVRERVSELEKECMNMKQELQKLVRSKRSWKNFTRKLNFKKKSECCKPKDHEAKQAI